The following proteins are co-located in the Betta splendens chromosome 9, fBetSpl5.4, whole genome shotgun sequence genome:
- the ldhba gene encoding L-lactate dehydrogenase B-A chain, with protein sequence MASVEQKLLTTVSSTPEPPRNKVTVVGVGQVGMACAMSIILRDLCDELALVDVMEDRLKGEMMDLQHGSLFLKCPKIVADKDYAVTANSRLVVVTAGVRQQEGESRLNLVQRNVNVFKCIIPQIVKYSPNCTLIVVSNPVDVLTYVTWKLSGLPKHRVIGSGTNLDSARFRQMMAERFGIHASSFGGFVLGEHGDTSVPIWSGTNVAGMNLQKLNPEIGTDADKEKWKGVHKAVVDSAYEVIKLKGYTNWAIGLSVADLTESIVKNLSRVHPVSTMVKGMYGIGNEVFLSLPCVLNGGGVSSVINLSLMDDEVAQLKKSADTLWGIQKDLKDL encoded by the exons ATGGCCTCCGTCGAGCAGAAGCTGCTGACCACGGTGAGCAGCACCCCTGAGCCTCCCAGGAACAAGGTGACCGTGGTGGGAGTGGGCCAGGTGGGCATGGCCTGTGCCATGAGCATTATCCTGCGG GACCTGTGTGATGAGCTGGCTCTGGTGGACGTGATGGAGGACCGCCTCAAAGGAGAGATGATGGACCTGCAGCATGGCAGCCTGTTTCTCAAGTGCCCCAAGATCGTAGCAGACAAAG ACTATGCAGTGACAGCCAACTCCCGCCTGGTGGTGGTGACGGCCGGGGTCCGTCAGCAGGAGGGCGAGAGCCGACTCAACCTGGTGCAGAGGAATGTCAACGTCTTCAAGTGCATCATTCCCCAGATTGTCAAGTACAGCCCCAACTGCACCCTGATCGTGGTCTCCAACCCTG TTGACGTGCTGACCTACGTCACCTGGAAGCTCAGTGGTCTGCCCAAGCACCGTGTCATCGGCAGCGGCACCAACCTGGACTCCGCTCGCTTCCGCCAAATGATGGCTGAGCGCTTCGGCATCCACGCCAGCTCATTCGGAGGGTTTGTGCTGGGCGAGCACGGAGACACCAGCG TGCCCATATGGAGTGGCACCAACGTGGCGGGAATGAACCTGCAGAAGCTAAACCCAGAGATCGGCACTGACGCTGACAAGGAGAAGTGGAAGGGTGTGCACAAGGCTGTGGTGGACAG tgccTACGAGGTGATCAAGCTGAAGGGCTACACTAACTGGGCCATCGGCCTGAGCGTCGCCGACCTGACTGAGAGCATCGTCAAGAACCTGAGCCGGGTCCACCCAGTCTCCACCATGGTCAAG ggcATGTACGGCATCGGTAACGAggtcttcctgtctctgccctgCGTGCTCAACGGCGGTGGCGTCAGCAGTGTGATCAACCTAAGCCTGATGGATGATGAAGTGGCCCAGCTGAAGAAGAGCGCTGACACGCTGTGGGGCATTCAGAAGGACCTCAAGGACCTGTGA
- the kiss2 gene encoding kisspeptin 2, whose product MRLAAVVVVCALIVGQDGGSVSDSAWRMRAAGGAFRRRSADLLLSDDPNLCLSLRENDDQRRLLCNDRRSKFNFNPFGLRFGKRAYRGAAKRRARTRAFMPLTLFLRELEVPS is encoded by the exons ATGAGACTCGCGGCTGTGGTCGTGGTGTGCGCGCTGATCGTGGGTCAGGATGGAGGAAGTGTGTCTGACTCCGCGTGGAGGATGCGCGCAGCAG GAGGAGCGTTCAGGAGAAGATCCGCAGACCTGCTTCTATCCGACGACCCcaacctgtgtctgtctctgaggGAGAACGACGACCAGCGGCGGCTGCTGTGCAACGACCGCAGGAGCAAGTTTAACTTCAACCCGTTCGGCCTCCGCTTCGGGAAACGCGCGTACAGAGGAGCCGCGAAGAGGCGAGCGCGCACGCGTGCCTTCATGCCGCTCACGCTCTTCCTGCGGGAGCTGGAGGTGCCGTCATGA
- the slc25a3a gene encoding solute carrier family 25 member 3a isoform X3 → MSREVIRSLRTAGSGRGEPPFQVTDSARRHYAAMYPTSLTQLARANPFSAPLFSLHEAKEPAQSVHGQTTRRLAAAAAADEGDSCAFGSQKYFVLCGFGGILSCGTTHTAVVPLDLVKCRMQVNPDKYKSIGNGFSVTIREDGVRGLAKGWAPTFIGYSMQGLCKFGFYEVFKIFYSDLLGEENSYMWRTSLYLAASASAEFFADIALAPMEAVKVRIQTQPGYANTLRQGVPKMYAEEGLWAFYKGVVPLWMRQIPYTMMKFACFERTVEMLYKYVVPKPRSECSKPEQLVVTFVAGYIAGVFCAIVSHPADSVVSVLNKEKGSTALQVLKRLGPKGVWKGLIARIIMIGTLTALQWFIYDSVKVYFRLPRPPPPEMPESLKKKLGLTE, encoded by the exons CTCCGCCAGAAGACACTACGCCGCCATGTACCCGACGTCTTTGACGCAGTTAGCCCGGGCGAACCCGTTCAGTGCTCCCCTGTTCTCTCTCCACGAAGCGAAGGAACCGGCGCAGAGCGTCCATGGACAGACGACCCGCAGACtggcggcagctgctgctgcagacg AGGGAGACAGTTGTGCGTTCGGCTCTCAGAAGTATTTCGTCCTCTGTGGCTTTGGTGGGATTCTGAGTTgtggaaccacacacacagctgtagttCCCCTTGATCTGGTCAAATGCAGAATGCAG GTGAACCCTGATAAATACAAAAGTATTGGAAATGGGTTTTCAGTCACAATAAGAGAAGATGGTGTCAGAGGCCTAGCAAAAGGCTGGGCTCCCACTTTCATTGGCTACTCCATGCAGGGACTTTGCAAGTTTGGCTTTTATGAAGTGTTCAAGATCTTCTACAGCGACCTCCTGGGAGAG GAAAACTCCTACATGTGGAGGACATCACTATACCTGGCTGCCTCAGCCAGTGCAGAGTTCTTTGCGGACATTGCTCTGGCTCCCATGGAGGCTGTCAAAGTTCGTATCCAGACCCAGCCAGGCTATGCCAACACCCTCAGACAGGGTGTCCCCAAGATGTATGCAGAGGAAGGGCTCTGGGC GTTCTATAAGGGAGTGGTGCCCCTGTGGATGAGACAGATTCCCTACACAATGATGAAGTTCGCCTGCTTCGAGCGCACTGTGGAGATGCTATACAAGTATGTTGTTCCTAAGCCCCGCAGCGAATGCAGCAAACCCGAGCAACTGGTTGTTACCTTCGTGGCAGGTTACATTG CTGGAGTGTTCTGTGCCATTGTGTCCCACCCTGCTGACTCAGTGGTGTCCGTGCTGAACAAGGAGAAAGGCAGTACCGCTCTCCAGGTCCTCAAGAGACTTGGACCTAAAG GTGTGTGGAAGGGTCTGATTGCCCGTATCATAATGATTGGAACACTCACTGCCCTGCAGTGGTTCATCTACGACTCTGTCAAAGTCTACTTCCGCCTtcctcgcccccctccccctgagATGCCAGAGTCCCTGAAGAAGAAGCTTGGCCTCACAGAGTAA
- the slc25a3a gene encoding solute carrier family 25 member 3a isoform X1: MKGQIDVPRGHSVSPNSRQWKRGAAISSHRRSSARRHYAAMYPTSLTQLARANPFSAPLFSLHEAKEPAQSVHGQTTRRLAAAAAADEGDSCAFGSQKYFVLCGFGGILSCGTTHTAVVPLDLVKCRMQVNPDKYKSIGNGFSVTIREDGVRGLAKGWAPTFIGYSMQGLCKFGFYEVFKIFYSDLLGEENSYMWRTSLYLAASASAEFFADIALAPMEAVKVRIQTQPGYANTLRQGVPKMYAEEGLWAFYKGVVPLWMRQIPYTMMKFACFERTVEMLYKYVVPKPRSECSKPEQLVVTFVAGYIAGVFCAIVSHPADSVVSVLNKEKGSTALQVLKRLGPKGVWKGLIARIIMIGTLTALQWFIYDSVKVYFRLPRPPPPEMPESLKKKLGLTE; the protein is encoded by the exons CGCAGCTCCGCCAGAAGACACTACGCCGCCATGTACCCGACGTCTTTGACGCAGTTAGCCCGGGCGAACCCGTTCAGTGCTCCCCTGTTCTCTCTCCACGAAGCGAAGGAACCGGCGCAGAGCGTCCATGGACAGACGACCCGCAGACtggcggcagctgctgctgcagacg AGGGAGACAGTTGTGCGTTCGGCTCTCAGAAGTATTTCGTCCTCTGTGGCTTTGGTGGGATTCTGAGTTgtggaaccacacacacagctgtagttCCCCTTGATCTGGTCAAATGCAGAATGCAG GTGAACCCTGATAAATACAAAAGTATTGGAAATGGGTTTTCAGTCACAATAAGAGAAGATGGTGTCAGAGGCCTAGCAAAAGGCTGGGCTCCCACTTTCATTGGCTACTCCATGCAGGGACTTTGCAAGTTTGGCTTTTATGAAGTGTTCAAGATCTTCTACAGCGACCTCCTGGGAGAG GAAAACTCCTACATGTGGAGGACATCACTATACCTGGCTGCCTCAGCCAGTGCAGAGTTCTTTGCGGACATTGCTCTGGCTCCCATGGAGGCTGTCAAAGTTCGTATCCAGACCCAGCCAGGCTATGCCAACACCCTCAGACAGGGTGTCCCCAAGATGTATGCAGAGGAAGGGCTCTGGGC GTTCTATAAGGGAGTGGTGCCCCTGTGGATGAGACAGATTCCCTACACAATGATGAAGTTCGCCTGCTTCGAGCGCACTGTGGAGATGCTATACAAGTATGTTGTTCCTAAGCCCCGCAGCGAATGCAGCAAACCCGAGCAACTGGTTGTTACCTTCGTGGCAGGTTACATTG CTGGAGTGTTCTGTGCCATTGTGTCCCACCCTGCTGACTCAGTGGTGTCCGTGCTGAACAAGGAGAAAGGCAGTACCGCTCTCCAGGTCCTCAAGAGACTTGGACCTAAAG GTGTGTGGAAGGGTCTGATTGCCCGTATCATAATGATTGGAACACTCACTGCCCTGCAGTGGTTCATCTACGACTCTGTCAAAGTCTACTTCCGCCTtcctcgcccccctccccctgagATGCCAGAGTCCCTGAAGAAGAAGCTTGGCCTCACAGAGTAA
- the slc25a3a gene encoding solute carrier family 25 member 3a isoform X4 codes for MQNAESVSCEFGSSKYYALCGFGGILSCGITHTAVVPLDLVKCRLQVNPDKYKSIGNGFSVTIREDGVRGLAKGWAPTFIGYSMQGLCKFGFYEVFKIFYSDLLGEENSYMWRTSLYLAASASAEFFADIALAPMEAVKVRIQTQPGYANTLRQGVPKMYAEEGLWAFYKGVVPLWMRQIPYTMMKFACFERTVEMLYKYVVPKPRSECSKPEQLVVTFVAGYIAGVFCAIVSHPADSVVSVLNKEKGSTALQVLKRLGPKGVWKGLIARIIMIGTLTALQWFIYDSVKVYFRLPRPPPPEMPESLKKKLGLTE; via the exons ATGCAGAATGCAG AGTCTGTGAGCTGCGAGTTTGGCTCCTCAAAGTACTATGCCCTGTGTGGGTTTGGGGGTATCCTGAGCTGCggaatcacacacacagcagtggtgCCCCTCGACCTTGTCAAGTGTCGTCTTCAG GTGAACCCTGATAAATACAAAAGTATTGGAAATGGGTTTTCAGTCACAATAAGAGAAGATGGTGTCAGAGGCCTAGCAAAAGGCTGGGCTCCCACTTTCATTGGCTACTCCATGCAGGGACTTTGCAAGTTTGGCTTTTATGAAGTGTTCAAGATCTTCTACAGCGACCTCCTGGGAGAG GAAAACTCCTACATGTGGAGGACATCACTATACCTGGCTGCCTCAGCCAGTGCAGAGTTCTTTGCGGACATTGCTCTGGCTCCCATGGAGGCTGTCAAAGTTCGTATCCAGACCCAGCCAGGCTATGCCAACACCCTCAGACAGGGTGTCCCCAAGATGTATGCAGAGGAAGGGCTCTGGGC GTTCTATAAGGGAGTGGTGCCCCTGTGGATGAGACAGATTCCCTACACAATGATGAAGTTCGCCTGCTTCGAGCGCACTGTGGAGATGCTATACAAGTATGTTGTTCCTAAGCCCCGCAGCGAATGCAGCAAACCCGAGCAACTGGTTGTTACCTTCGTGGCAGGTTACATTG CTGGAGTGTTCTGTGCCATTGTGTCCCACCCTGCTGACTCAGTGGTGTCCGTGCTGAACAAGGAGAAAGGCAGTACCGCTCTCCAGGTCCTCAAGAGACTTGGACCTAAAG GTGTGTGGAAGGGTCTGATTGCCCGTATCATAATGATTGGAACACTCACTGCCCTGCAGTGGTTCATCTACGACTCTGTCAAAGTCTACTTCCGCCTtcctcgcccccctccccctgagATGCCAGAGTCCCTGAAGAAGAAGCTTGGCCTCACAGAGTAA
- the slc25a3a gene encoding solute carrier family 25 member 3a isoform X2, with amino-acid sequence MKGQIDVPRGHSVSPNSRQWKRGAAISSHRRSSARRHYAAMYPTSLTQLARANPFSAPLFSLHEAKEPAQSVHGQTTRRLAAAAAADESVSCEFGSSKYYALCGFGGILSCGITHTAVVPLDLVKCRLQVNPDKYKSIGNGFSVTIREDGVRGLAKGWAPTFIGYSMQGLCKFGFYEVFKIFYSDLLGEENSYMWRTSLYLAASASAEFFADIALAPMEAVKVRIQTQPGYANTLRQGVPKMYAEEGLWAFYKGVVPLWMRQIPYTMMKFACFERTVEMLYKYVVPKPRSECSKPEQLVVTFVAGYIAGVFCAIVSHPADSVVSVLNKEKGSTALQVLKRLGPKGVWKGLIARIIMIGTLTALQWFIYDSVKVYFRLPRPPPPEMPESLKKKLGLTE; translated from the exons CGCAGCTCCGCCAGAAGACACTACGCCGCCATGTACCCGACGTCTTTGACGCAGTTAGCCCGGGCGAACCCGTTCAGTGCTCCCCTGTTCTCTCTCCACGAAGCGAAGGAACCGGCGCAGAGCGTCCATGGACAGACGACCCGCAGACtggcggcagctgctgctgcagacg AGTCTGTGAGCTGCGAGTTTGGCTCCTCAAAGTACTATGCCCTGTGTGGGTTTGGGGGTATCCTGAGCTGCggaatcacacacacagcagtggtgCCCCTCGACCTTGTCAAGTGTCGTCTTCAG GTGAACCCTGATAAATACAAAAGTATTGGAAATGGGTTTTCAGTCACAATAAGAGAAGATGGTGTCAGAGGCCTAGCAAAAGGCTGGGCTCCCACTTTCATTGGCTACTCCATGCAGGGACTTTGCAAGTTTGGCTTTTATGAAGTGTTCAAGATCTTCTACAGCGACCTCCTGGGAGAG GAAAACTCCTACATGTGGAGGACATCACTATACCTGGCTGCCTCAGCCAGTGCAGAGTTCTTTGCGGACATTGCTCTGGCTCCCATGGAGGCTGTCAAAGTTCGTATCCAGACCCAGCCAGGCTATGCCAACACCCTCAGACAGGGTGTCCCCAAGATGTATGCAGAGGAAGGGCTCTGGGC GTTCTATAAGGGAGTGGTGCCCCTGTGGATGAGACAGATTCCCTACACAATGATGAAGTTCGCCTGCTTCGAGCGCACTGTGGAGATGCTATACAAGTATGTTGTTCCTAAGCCCCGCAGCGAATGCAGCAAACCCGAGCAACTGGTTGTTACCTTCGTGGCAGGTTACATTG CTGGAGTGTTCTGTGCCATTGTGTCCCACCCTGCTGACTCAGTGGTGTCCGTGCTGAACAAGGAGAAAGGCAGTACCGCTCTCCAGGTCCTCAAGAGACTTGGACCTAAAG GTGTGTGGAAGGGTCTGATTGCCCGTATCATAATGATTGGAACACTCACTGCCCTGCAGTGGTTCATCTACGACTCTGTCAAAGTCTACTTCCGCCTtcctcgcccccctccccctgagATGCCAGAGTCCCTGAAGAAGAAGCTTGGCCTCACAGAGTAA